DNA sequence from the Tenacibaculum mesophilum genome:
TTAAACGAGCCGCTGCTTTTTCATAGCCTGTATTTTCAACTAATCCAGGTTCATCTTTATAAGTTACTCCAAAAAAGTAATCGCTTCTTTCTGAACCTCCTGATGTTGTAAACCTTGTTGTTGTAGAAATTCTAGTATGATCAAATAGCTCTGCTTCATAGTCTCTTAGTTTTGCATTCGCTGGTCCTCCTAAAGCAACAACTTCTGAATCATCCCAGTCTCTTAAACCTAATAACCTTGTTGGACTTCTCAAACCTACAGTTTGTGAAAAGGATACTCTAGGTTTACCTTCTTTACCTCTTTTTGTTGTAATAATAACAACACCTCCTGCCGCTCTTGATCCGTAGAGAGCTGCCGCTGAGGCACCTTTCAGTATTTCTACAGTCTCTATATCTTCAGGGTCAATATCTGCAATCCTATTAGAAGCGTCATCCTGATTTGATGAAGGATTACCACCTCCAGCAGCTTCACTTACAATGTTATTTCCAGAAGAAATTGATGAGTTGTCAACATACACACCATCTACCACAAATAACGGTTGTTGATCTCCAAAAATAGAAGTAACACCTCTTAATCTCATAGAAATTCCTCCCCCTGGAGCCCCTGAATTCGCTTTTATCTCTGCTCCAGTGAACTTTCCTGATAATGCACTATCAAAACCCGATTGTGATGTGACTTGTGTTAATTCAGCAGCTGAAATTGTCGAAACTGTGTTCGCTAAATTAGATCTTTTCGTTGTAGTTGCTAACCCCGAAATCACTACTTCTTCTAAAACATCAGAATCTTCTCGTAGTGTTACCTGTAAAAAAGTATTCGTATCTGCAATATTTCTTTCTACTGTAACAAACCCCAATGAAGATATTGTTACTACTGCTGGTAGTTTTTTTATATTTAAACTAAATTCACCATTCTCTTTAGAAGTGGTACCATTTGTTGTTCCTTTCTCTATAATATTTGCAAAAGGAATACTTTCTCCATTTACATCCACAATTTTTCCTTTTATTGTTTGCCCGTAAACAAAACCAGAAAACAGAAAAATAAGTGCGTTAATTAGCAACGTTTTGCTAAAAGACATTTTCTTCATAAAATTTAAGTTTAAAGTTAGTAGAAGTTAAATTTCATTTTTTTTATTCATAAAAACAAATTATAAACAACTTATTTTCAAACACATAAAGCACATAGTCAAAAACTTAACTTTAAAGAACCACACCTTTTAGCTTGTAAATACAAGGTTTAACCAACTTTTAACAACTAAAAAAACACTATTATTGTAGCTTTGTTTCATAAAAATTCTAATTTATTTCAATTACTATGGATATAGACGTAAGAGCCATCAATGAAAAAATAGAAAGAGAAAGTGCTTTTGTAGACTTGTTAACTACAGAAATGAACAAAGTAATTGTAGGTCAGAAATACATGATTGAACGATTACTCATCGGTCTTTTAGGAAATGGACATATTTTATTAGAAGGTGTACCTGGTTTAGCAAAAACCTTAGCTATTAACACACTTTCTAAAGCTGTTGACGGAAGTTTTAGTCGCGTTCAATTTACTCCAGATTTATTACCTGCCGATGTAGTAGGTACTATGATATACAATGTAAAAGAAAACGATTTTTCTATTAAAAAAGGACCAATTTTCGCCAATTTTGTACTAGCCGATGAGATTAACCGTGCTCCTGCTAAAGTACAGTCTGCCTTACTAGAAGCTATGCAAGAGCGTCAAATTACCATTGGAGATGAAACTTTTAAATTGGATGAACCATTCTTGGTAATGGCTACTCAAAACCCGGTAGAACAAGAAGGAACATACCCACTTCCTGAGGCACAAGTAGACCGTTTTATGCTAAAAACTGTAATTGATTATCCAAAATTACAAGACGAGCAACTTATTATGCGTCAAAACTTAAACGGTGGCTTTCAAAAAGTAAATCCTGTAATTTCAATAGAACAAATCATTAAAGCTCGTAATGTAGTTAACGAAGTTTATATGGATGAAAAAATAGAAAAATATATCTTGGATATTATTTTCGCAACTCGTTACCCTGAAAAATATAATTTAGAAAAATTAAAACCTCTTATTAGCTTTGGATCTTCTCCACGTGGTAGTATTGCATTGGCTAAAGCTGCAAAATGCTACGCCTTTATTAAACGAAGAGGATATGTGATTCCTGAAGATGTTCGAGCAGTCGTAAACGATGTGTTACGTCATAGAATTGGTATTACTTACGAAGCTGAAGCTGAAAATATTACTTCAATAGATATTATTAACTCTATTATTAACGAAGTACAAGTGCCTTAATCAATTATCAATGAGCAATTATCAGCCAAAAATACTTTACTGATTATTGATAACTGTTAACTGACAATTGAAAACATGGATACAAAAGAGTTACTAAAAAAAGTTCGAAAAATAGAAATAAAGACACGTAGGTTGTCTAATCATATTTTTGGAGGAGAATACCACTCTACCTTTAAAGGTAGAGGTATGACTTTCTCTGAAGTACGTCAATATCAATACGGAGATGATATTAGAGCAATTGACTGGAATGTAACTGCTCGCTATAACGAACCCTATGTAAAAGTTTTTGAGGAAGAGCGTGAGCTTACCATGATGTTGGTAGTCGATATTTCTGGCTCTGAATTTTTTGGTACTTCTGAACAATTTAAAAAAGATACCGTAACAGAAATTGCCGCAACACTAGCCTTTTCTGCAATTCAAAACAACGATAAAGTTGGTTTAATCCTGTTCTCTGATCAAGTTGAACTATACATTCCTCCTAAAAAAGGAAAAAGTCACGTATTACGAATTATTCGTGAGCTTATTGAATTTCAACCAAAAAGTAGACAAACCAATATTAGTGAAGCTCTCAAATTTTTATCCAACATCATGAAAAAGAAAGCAATTGTTTTTATGCTTTCTGACTTTATGGATGATAATTACGAGCGTACACTAAAAATTGTTGGTAATAAACATGATGTTACTGGTATTCGTGTATATGACAAACATGATGAAGAAATTCCTAATTTAGGAATGGTTCCTATGATAGATGCTGAAACAGGAAAAACACAGCTAGTTAACACTAGTTCTAAATCTGTTAGAACTCATTACAAGACAAATGCTTTACGTTTGTCTAATTATTTTGAAACCACTTTTACCAAGAGTGGTGCAGGAACTATCAACACTAGAGTTGACGAAAGTTATGTACGAAAGCTATTAGGTTATTTTAAACGAAAAGGATAAGAACAAACAATGAAACACAAACTACTTTACATATGCTTGTTTTTAACTTCTTTTGCCTTTGCACAACAACCTCAGGTAAAAGCAGAAATTGACACCACAAATATTAGAATTGGTGAGCAGTTTCTATATAAAATATCTGTTGACGAAACTGAGAATGTTATCATTCCTAAGTTAGAAAATCTAAAAGGGTTAGAGGTAATAGATACACTCAAAATCGACACTATTGAAAACAAGCTCATTCAAAAATACATTTTAACAGGGTTTGATAGTGGTGCATTTTACATTCCTCAACAACAAATATTTATTAGAAATCAAGCTTATTTAACCGATAGTTTATTGATTAATGTAGCTACTGTTCCTATCGACACTACGAAGGTTAAAAAATTTCCAATTAAGGGAATTAAAGGAGAACCTTATCAGCTTGATGATTTCAAACAATACATTTGGTGGATCATAATAGCTATTCTTGTCATAGTGTTATTACTTTATTTCTTTGTTTTCAAAAAGAAAAAAGAACAAGAAGAAAAAGTTATTATCCCTTTATTACCTCCTTATGAAGAAGCTATGCAAAAACTGGAGGAACTGGACAAAAAACTATTATGGCAAAATAATCAGGTTAAAAAATATTATAGTGAATTAACAGACATTGTAAGAGGTTATATTGAACGAGAGCTACATGTTCCAGCCCTAGAAAGCACTACTGATGAATTAATTGACGTTTTAAAAGACTTCAATGACACAAAGTCAATAAAAACTTCGAGAGAAATTATTGATAAATTAAAAGGTCTTTTACAAGAATCTGACCTAGTAAAATTTGCGAAATCAAAACCTTTATCTCACGAAATAGAGGAAGACCGAAAAGACGCAAAGCTTATTATAGATAATTTAAAACCCAAAAAACAAGAAGATGATGATGAAGTGGAATAATTTCGAGTTTCATAGTCCCGAGTTTTTATGGTTGCTAGTATTAATTCCTCTGTTAGCTTTTTGGAGTTTTTATACTCGAAAAAAAGATGGTGCTCAACTTAGAATGCCAAGTACTAAAGGTTTTAAAATACAAGGTTCTATTTTACCCAAACTCAAACCCATACTACCGTTCTTAAGACTACTGGCATTAACCTGCTTAATAGTTGCTTTAGCACGCCCTAGAAATGTAGCTGTTAGTAAGAAAACAAAAACAAATAGAGGTATTGATATCGTAATGGCTGTTGATGTTTCGGCTAGTATGCTAGCAAAAGACCTTAAACCAAACCGATTAGAAGCCTTAAAAAGAGTAGCTACCGATTTTATAAACCGACGCCCTAATGATCGTATTGGTATCGTAGTATATGCAGGAGAAAGTTTTACACAAACTCCAATTACCAGTGATAAATCTATTGTAAAAAGAACCATTTCAGAAATTAAATGGGGACAGTTAGAGGGTGGAACTGCTATTGGAATGGGCCTAGGTTCTGCTGTTAATAGACTAAAAGATAGTAAAGCCAAAAGTAAAGTTATTATCTTATTGACAGACGGTGTAAACAATGCTGGTTTTGTTGATCCTAAAACAGCTACTGATTTAGCAAAAGGAAACGGAATTAAGGTTTATACTATCGGAATTGGAACTAACGGGATGGCTCCTTTTCCATGGGCTAAAGACCCAAGAACAGGAAAAATTTCATTTAAAAATCAACCTGTTGAAATTGACGAAGATTTGCTAAAGCACATTGCCAGCGAAACTAGTGGTAAATATTTTAGAGCAACTAATAACACTAAGTTAAAAGAAATTTATGACGAGATTGACAAGTTAGAAAAAACTAAAATCGAAGAGTTCAAGTATTATAATTACTCTGAAAAATATCGTTTTTTAGTTTTCTTAGCAGGGATATTTTTACTTTTAGAATTCACCCTAAAAAACACGTTATTTAAAAGTTTTATTTAAGCAAGATGTACAAACTAGAAGAACCAATATATTTTTATCTTTTTGCAATT
Encoded proteins:
- a CDS encoding DUF58 domain-containing protein, translating into MDTKELLKKVRKIEIKTRRLSNHIFGGEYHSTFKGRGMTFSEVRQYQYGDDIRAIDWNVTARYNEPYVKVFEEERELTMMLVVDISGSEFFGTSEQFKKDTVTEIAATLAFSAIQNNDKVGLILFSDQVELYIPPKKGKSHVLRIIRELIEFQPKSRQTNISEALKFLSNIMKKKAIVFMLSDFMDDNYERTLKIVGNKHDVTGIRVYDKHDEEIPNLGMVPMIDAETGKTQLVNTSSKSVRTHYKTNALRLSNYFETTFTKSGAGTINTRVDESYVRKLLGYFKRKG
- a CDS encoding AAA family ATPase; the encoded protein is MDIDVRAINEKIERESAFVDLLTTEMNKVIVGQKYMIERLLIGLLGNGHILLEGVPGLAKTLAINTLSKAVDGSFSRVQFTPDLLPADVVGTMIYNVKENDFSIKKGPIFANFVLADEINRAPAKVQSALLEAMQERQITIGDETFKLDEPFLVMATQNPVEQEGTYPLPEAQVDRFMLKTVIDYPKLQDEQLIMRQNLNGGFQKVNPVISIEQIIKARNVVNEVYMDEKIEKYILDIIFATRYPEKYNLEKLKPLISFGSSPRGSIALAKAAKCYAFIKRRGYVIPEDVRAVVNDVLRHRIGITYEAEAENITSIDIINSIINEVQVP
- a CDS encoding vWA domain-containing protein; this translates as MKWNNFEFHSPEFLWLLVLIPLLAFWSFYTRKKDGAQLRMPSTKGFKIQGSILPKLKPILPFLRLLALTCLIVALARPRNVAVSKKTKTNRGIDIVMAVDVSASMLAKDLKPNRLEALKRVATDFINRRPNDRIGIVVYAGESFTQTPITSDKSIVKRTISEIKWGQLEGGTAIGMGLGSAVNRLKDSKAKSKVIILLTDGVNNAGFVDPKTATDLAKGNGIKVYTIGIGTNGMAPFPWAKDPRTGKISFKNQPVEIDEDLLKHIASETSGKYFRATNNTKLKEIYDEIDKLEKTKIEEFKYYNYSEKYRFLVFLAGIFLLLEFTLKNTLFKSFI